The sequence GTTTCTTCTGTAGACTAACTCAAAGGGGTTTTCCGGTGGCGGAATGTctagcgttgttgtaggcataTTCCGCTAATGGTAGCCATGTAGCCCAGTCCGAGTGGTCCGCTGTGACGTAagatctgaggtagaactcaatgaattgattcaccctttccgtttgtccaTCTGATTCTGGATGGTAGGCCGAGGAGAAAGCGGGTTTGATCCCGAGGCGTTGGTAGAGGGCTCTCAGGAATTTCCCAGTGAAGGTGGTTCCGCGGTCCGAGACTGTCTTGATTGGCAATCCATGaagcttccagacatgcgTGACAAACAGGTCTGCCAGACCCTTAGCTGTGACTTTCTTCGTGGTAGGGATGAAgtgtccaaatttggaaaaggagtcaatgactaccaAGATTGCGTCGTACCCATTTGACTttgggaatcctgtgatgaagtcatacgagatggtgtggaagggaaatggtgggacttctagggTTTCAGGGCAATTGCCGGTGCGTGGGCTCTTTGATTTGCTTGGCATATTGGacagcattcaacccattcttttgcTGAGGACTTCATGCCAGGCCACCAGTAGGACCTACTGATCAGTTCGAGTGTCctttgttgtcctgggtggcCCGCTAGTGGGGAATTGTGGAATTCTCTTAGCAGTTTTCTTTAaggggttctgagtccggTACCACTAGTTTCCCGCGATACCataggaggtcctcttcccagtcataatcccgATAGGCTTTCCGAATAGAGGGAGGTGCGTTATCTGCGTCCTCTgttaggaactggatgatgggttccagggaGGGGTCTTCCCTTATCCTGTTCCGGATTTCCGTGACGATCTCAAGTTCTGCCTCTGATGTATTGGCAAAAACCTCTGAcggtagcatgacttctggttctacTGGGGTCTATGTAGTCTGACCTTCTGGAAAGGGCGTCgggttttcctgattgtttccctgggcgatagtgtatttcaaagttgaaattgctcaggaaaatCCGCCAGCGTGCGTGCCTTCTGTTGAacgtccgtgcctgcatccagtattccaagttcctatgatccgtgaagacttGTATTGGCTTTTCTGTTGCCTCCAGGAAGATTctccattcctccaaggccttgatgattgccaggagttccttgtcgtgggtgtcatagtttgcttctgcccctgagaacgacttggacatataggcaatagGGTGTAATTGATTGTCTGGTCCTCTTTGGCTTAATATGGCGCCCATAGCTACTCccgatgcatctgtttccaagtaATAGGGTAGGTttgggttggagtggatgaGGACCggtgactgggtgacaaggagtttcagttcctggaatgcttcttcctctaggttaccccatgaccagggggttcctttttggtgaggttgtggaggggacgtgcaaccaagctgaaattgggaatgaaccGTCTAAGatagttgacaaatcctagaaagcctgaacctgtttgatcgttttgggagtgggccaGGAAGTGacggcctcaatcttcttttggtccattgagaaccCAGCTGGGGAGATGACGATACCAAGATAATCTACTGtcgtgacatggaagtggcacttggagagtttgcagaataactggttcttcatgaGCCGTGATAAgacctccctgacatgggttgggtggtcttCAGGTTTCTCTGAGAAGATTAGTATATCATCCAGGTATATAACCACAGTGacatcaatgaggtccctaaataagtcgttcataaaatgttggaatgctgcggggcattggtgaggccaaagggcattacTAGATACTCAAataacccatatttggtcctgaaggctgttttccattcatctccctCTTTGATCCGGACATTGTTATACCCCCATCGTAGATCCAGCTTGGTAAACATCTTGGCGTGCCTTAATTTAGCCATTAGGTCATCTTGCCTTGGGAGggggtagacgtttttgtgggttacgtCGTTCAGCTTCCTATAATCAACTACCAGACAAAGGGATCCATCGGCCTTTTTTACGAACAtaaccggggcgcctgctgaggaagtactagggcggatcttccccGTGGCTAACTCTTCGTCGATGTGTTGTTTGAGCGCCTTGGActctgcatcagtcatgccatataggACCAGGGGACAGTTTGGTATCCGGAATGAGGTCGATTGAGATAttgtactccctatgtggggggaggaccttaaactcctctttgccaaatactcTAGCAAACTCGTGATATTGAGAggggaggtctgctaaagggtccggatctgcttcttcttctgaggcaATCTGTACTTGTTCCGGGAACGTGATAAgaccctgttgccagtctaTGAGTGGGGATTCTgcagtgagccatgtcatgcctagtatagccggggtgttgccaatggggcaaacaaggaagggaatggagtggttatggccattggccgagaccgcaggtgaacctggtgccaaatgcgaccagtctgtgaaatagtaccatctaacattctcactactcgtggattttcaagtagggtttttgggatttttaatTTTTCCACTATACTTGGGGAAATAAAGTTGGAGGTTGCTCCGGAATCTATAAGGGTTTTCAGGGTTCTGCCAAGTATTTGTTCATGTGTAAATCAATATAGaggagtggttttttattgaATCTAAAGAAGccacagatacaaattcgATACAAGATACATCAGATACGTTTATTTTTGGCTCAAGGTTTTGGCAGCTTTCCTTGGccctactcttttcccgactcgtCCTCTGCAACCTTGGCCACTTCTTTGATGGTTGCCTTCCAGCCGTTGGGACACTGTTTAATCCCGtgccccttttggccgcacttgacgcagaggccagacgcgcggcggcggtcctgTTCCTCTGGAGTGACataattggggtccttggataggcggacccgggtagtggtggtggaggtagaggTGGTTGTGGCGACCGGAGCCTTGGCGGGAGCCTTCTTGGGACGGTTTTCCTCGTTCTCCCGGCGAGTGTTGTCAATCTTGACTGAGGCGGCGAATATGGCCTCCAGGTCATCGTCgggaatgttgtccttggtggacaggagttctttcaccttccagtgaagaccgcgtgtaaactgggcaatgtacgcctcagtgttccagtcaagttccgccatgagattgcggaattctgtgacgtactcagacgtggtggtggtctgagtcaacgcagcaatcttcctggcggccgccctcttcGCATCTGGAtcggcaaaggcttctttaaacttggccgttaaggccgggatggtggttgggggatttccctcgcccttgatgatggttccgatgatggggagggcccagtcggcggccttatctgtcatgtggtataaaatccataccaccatctgttcctcctcatcaaacTGATCCCTGTGGAGGGCAACCCAAAGGAGCATTCAATCGAGCCACTGTGTGGCCTTCCTTCCCCTGGTATCTCCCTTGTAAGGGTCTGGTAACTCCATTTTGGGTCGTTTCACTGAGGACCCGGAatcgaagggggtgagggaacTGAGGGAGTGTTTAGGCATTCCCataggctcctttttgggggctcttcttggctcctcttcttccttggagtcaAAGCCTGTGCCTCTTgaagggcggaagggggccttgagtccaggcctaaccgttcctggagtgtgcgcttctccccctgtatgagtggggggagtgataggcccagtcgatgggccaggcttggcttgagctccgccctggtccttgtctccaacgaggttgttggtctctttgcatatggctttgagctcagagagctgttggccttgagtgtggatttgggcctgcaaggacccaacttggctggtgagggtttggatagcctcgaggagagaggcaagggtcggctccggttccattccgggcaggtgttgcggagggggtgatgggccgcaagagggtggttgggagcaggctgccacggaacgttgactggagcggctggtaggacgggagtaggggtgagggacgccagagcgtgtggatggaataatgGATACGGCGTGGGGAAGgtaggtgcctgatacaggacttatgagcggtttttacaCAGTATgtatacgctaaacccttgcgtcaaatacctagcgttggacaatccctacaacaaatcaacagatctggcaatcgtgatatgagcgggttttttgcaagcgggtacttcagctgactagggtcgctaactgcagagttccggcgaaactcgtggtatgcgggggattagaactcgtctgccttgtagcaatttggtactacgtgggggtgggggatttttgattattatatcccgcaaagtagccccgatcacgtgatttccctcgtgctagtacagggagtcttctccttgttgatcaagcctacaagcaagtcaattttacaatgtcgtgcaccactgtgaggtgggcacacgctagtgggatcgggcgcttaaggccgtaataCTACTAACAACACTAATCTGACTAACTAataaaggctatactactgccgcttaaggcggacttCTACTGCTAATTGATGACaaaggggccggaggcctgggaggagTGGTGAGTGCAGGTAAGGGGGCGACtactgaactactgggggccggctacttagctggctggggttcctcctcaatgagatgagacaaggtaaaattgacttggtgtttccaagcaatttccctgctgtatatatagacaatgcacactatctacatggtctgtgcgcgtgagagaaagaagtatggaagtcaaatgagaagcgtgctgcggactgcgcagaagcgtggatttctcctaagcgcccttggcacggcatctcggcgcggcatctcggcataataagcgccgagatcacgtgatcaaaaaacataagatatcaagtccgtaaaaaatactaaaaataacagaaaattcgtccgattctgatggtatatgtaaggaggttataacacaaatccttggaagagatattacaattcctccaaaacaagtcAAAGGCACCCCTGTCCATCAAACAGGCATTCAAagattacaaaatggaggcagGTTTACTGTTTTATCAAGGAAGAATTGTAGTCCCAGACGTTGGAACATTACAAACAGACCTATTACAATtcttccatgacagccccttaGCCGGACACCCAGGCAGGCAACGCACACTAGAACTGATCtcaaggaattactactggccaggcatctgtgccaacacatactggcatgtggattcctgcAAAACTTGCCAACAGATTAGAAAACCCAAGTATGCGTCCATCCCTCCTCAGCCCCTGGAACTGCCTACATgcccctggcaacacgtatcttatgatatgattgtagaCCTGCCCAAAGATGGAAGTAGTGACTCTATCCTGGTCATAGTAGACAGTTTCACCAAATACGTCAtcctggtggaatgttccaagaaactAAAGGCCCCAGAACTGGCAGACTTATTCTTACATCACATATGGAAACGCtatggcatgcctgagaaaaCAGTCTTGGACCAAGGAAgagtcttcaataacaaattcctgaaggcacTGTACCAAtgcctaggaatagaccctcacttctccttggtGTATCATCCACAGAGCAACGGGCAAACAGAACACGTGAACCCTACAATTGAGCACTACCTatgggcttactcaggggtcAACCAAaaggactgggtcaaatggctaccaatggcagaatttgcctacaacaacgcagttCATAGTGCTACAGGCAAATCACCTTTCAAGGCActatatggatgggaaccagcACTCACCCCTAGCAGCATTCCTACCAACATACCAGAGGCAGACAAATTGGCAGCACAAATGGAAGctcaatggcgggaaatagcaGCAgcgctccggcaatcaaagatcCACATGACAGctggagaaacaggagaaccaattaactttgagattggagaagaggcctggctagacgccaagaatgtgaagctgaagaccctgagtcctaagcttgcagaacaacgCCTGGGCCCCTTTGAGATAacagaaaaaatctccaaccgTGCATACTGCCTGAAACTCCTGCCATCAATgaggatccacaatgtcttctacatAGGATTACTGTCCAAGGTTGAATGGGACAAGAAGCGCACCTTTGAAAACTGCCCTCCACCTGTCActgtggatggagaagaagaatacaaggtagaaGGAATCACCAATGCAGAGGAGCAAaatgggaaatggttcttccgggtcaaatggaagggctacaGCCCCAAGGAAAACAtgtgggaaccccaagaaaatctaAAAAACACCAAAAATTTTTTAGAAAAGtaagaaaaagaaatgaaaaagaaggcgcttggcgctgccaaggcccttagagggggggcagtgttgtagacacaattgataccacggaatttattccaattttctcaaatttaaacaaagacaaatggacaacatttctaatcacgtgactttggcgcttatatcatatgctaagcgccaagccacgtccccatctgtgctCACTCatcacatgtagccaccttcacctatgatgtcatcatgacatgtcagtgacacgtatgcatgagtaaggccaactgcagagtggggttcttattggatcacatatttgatatactgtatttgtaattagttgatacctagaatatataaggaggccaccaaccatggtaacacccaggttgattacctcttgtcacatcacttcactgtacaagggccttatagcccagtaactactcagtcacacgccttaagcgttgttcttgttgtacttacgtagcttgccaccgccttatagcgcgtggtcattgtagttagatagtttgttgttgtaggtagcacttCCACTGCCTTACGCGGCTTCTACTTAGTTctatatggccacaagcgcctgctgccttgacgccccttaaggacatccaggacacatagtaaacaaacaacagatcctaatatttgccccaaggcagtatttacctgtgtgggtccttagatgtcccaaggctaagtgtttcacccttggagtaaacagtcccaaaggtaggatactgctgcattgggttcttacagtaaatggggcataactctgccaaatgttgtctgttttgggattttgacccagcgttctggagcgcacaaacaggcgcacctaagcgcaagcaatttggcagtgtgggatgcctgggtgatggagaaaaggcgcatttagtgcgttggcgcttaagggctgattaagcgctggagcacttgcctatgcaacaggggggaccctgaatatttctgtgtgtagccacaagatagaatcttgaataataaatactacaaacaagagaaatattacttgttactgtttatctactcagctgaacttatgtatatttaaatgagtgagaaaacagcatatatgcaaaaggcattgcatattgagggtattcctgaggtttataggttttgtaaaggtcactattggatagagggaccttgaaagccttagttcgcatctttatctcatttgtttactgtaagattactagtgtaattaataaaataagtacagattaatggagaaatgtcatatccataacagcgCCAGGAgcatttgtcaggccaaaggtcatgaccagggatttgtaaaggccgtacttggtctggaaggctgttttccatttgtcacctgcTTTGACTcagacattgttgtatccccaccGTAGATCTAGCTTAGTAAAGATCTTAGCACcatggagctgggccatgaggtcatcaggGTGGGGTAACAGGTACAtgtttttcttggtccaaTTATTCAGGTGTTGGTAGTCTACAACCAATTGGcaggagccatccttttttgggacAAACATAACAGGCAAGCTAATAGGGGATTTACTGGGGCGTATTTTGCCAGCCTTaagtttgtccctgagccaatccttgagtgtggcggatttggcatcagtcataCTGTACAGGGGCAAATTAagtgggccttcttccattAGTTTGATTgcaatgttgtaatgcctgtgtggagggagcttgttgaattcttcttctccaaataccttggcatattgatggtattcagagggtactccttcaagggggttttgatcagcttcttcctcctcagcaatggctacatgttctggtggtgcatGGGGAAAGGTCAGGGTGCAGGAATTCCAATCTATATCTGGATTGTGGGCATCTAGCCATTTCAAACCTAGGATGGCCAAGTGGTTTCCGGTGTTACAGATGAGGAATGTTTCCGtcatctttttgccatcaaaggtgAAGGTTAGCAAcaccttcttccagattttgccagcctgggggcttgacccatcaagcatagtgaTGGTCCATGGTGTGgggaggtcaatgagtggaaggcAGAGTGATTCCACAGTACACAGGTGTAGGAAcaaggaggtggcgcctgagtctatcaggacttctaaagGTTCcacttgtttctctggtgtgattgaaattgtgaaaAGGGGAGAGATTCTATTTGAGctactagatatattacagatttcaacacagccagagtccttggggtccttgcacgcggcagcaggtacccttactcttttcccaattggtactcagagtctttgccaattttggcggtttccttggctttccccttgtcctccttaggggtagccttccatcTGGTCTGGCATTCAGCAAACTTGTGCCCTGGTTTGCTGCATTTCACACAGAGGCCTTCTGTGCAACGGCAATtgcgttcttcctccaagaTGTAGTTGGGATCAGAGGAGAGGGGGccggttttggtggcctgcTGGCCAGTACTTGCCCCCAGTTGGGGGTTGTAGTGGATTTGCTAGACTTACTACCCTGTGGCGGGTGGCTAGTGCATTCCTCACAGAGGGTGTTGTCAATAATGAGGGCTGCGTCTTGCAGTTCCCTCAGGGTTTGGGGTTGTCTCTCCCTCATGGCAATTTGCCTATGGGCTTCCCAATGTAAGCTGCATGCAAATTGGCTGCAGAGAGCGGCATTGTTCCAGTTGAGTTCCATTTGCAGTGTGCGGAACTTGGTGATATATTTGGCACAGGTGCCAGTCTGTGTGAGGGAAGTGATTTTCTGCTCCACTGCCCTGGTTGCGtctgggttgccaaaggCAGCCAGGAACTCAACTTTGAACTCATCCACAGTTTGGATGAGCGCGCAGTGGGACCCTAACTGGTCCaggtgggggtgagcccatGCTCTGCCGGCCTCTGTCATATTCTTGAGGAGGAAGGAAAGGACCTCCAGGTCCATTGGGAATTGCCTTTGGTTAAGGcaaacccaggccaacatgcatgtcagccattgtttggcctccaagccaattttgcctttgaaggcattgGGGTGATCTACTTTCATGGTagagggggctggaggcagCGCTGGAGTGACTTggggcgctggtggaggtcccTGGGCAGCTGGAGCTGGTcccaaagggaaggaggaggaaggatatGGGTTAAATAAGGTGAGGGGGTTGCGCCTTggggcccctgtggagaGGATGGGGGCTGGAGCCCCAAGGAAgggttgagccttgccaataggcttggctttagGCGCGGCCTGGGGAGTTTCCTTGACTgcagggggtttttgatcttctggggtgtggggaCCCTGggggagctggagctgggcaagcccatccttgacaacatcaactgCTTGGGAGATGTTTTCAACATTGGTGCAAACCTCTCAATTAATTTTGTtttgttccaagagggtccGCTCAATGCGGTTGACTTGGGACTGAAGTCCCCAAAGGAGGCAGATGACCCGCTCAAGGgagactttgccaagctcaggggaggctggtgGAAATTTGGGTCCCAGCTGTCCTTGATCAACAGGGGAGCAAGCTTGAGAGGGCGGCCTGGAGCAGGTTGCCATTGGATGTGTGGGGTACAAGCATCCAGTGTGGGCGGTTGCTCAGGAGGAAGATTGAGGGGGGtgcaggaggtaatggtggatGATGAGGGGGGAACTAGTAGGTGcctttgtcaggacttatgagtgctttattgtatgtatatgctaaacccttgcctcaaccggCCTAGCATTGAACAGTTCTCACCCTGATGAACTGCTGTGGACGGGCATGATACagggcagtgcttctgcaagcaggtggattggctgtctagggtcactaacaaaaggtgcggcaaccagtggtatgcagacaattagaacctgtctgccttatagcaattcagTACTGAGTGgggacaacgctggtttgattattgacagcaaaaggcaatcctaATCacttgatttcccttgtgctagtacagggggccttctCATTGTTGAGCTGAGTGGGTGTGCttgtgggcacggtttgcaaccaacttaaggtcaattacctagtgtcctagacatccttaaggggcatCAAGGAGGCAGGTGCTTatggccgtatagaactatgtaaaaagttgcttaaggcaatggggaagctacctacaacaacaaccaactatactatggcagccaagcctataagggcaatggcaagctaacTAAGTACAATGGAGAAGCctcttaaggcagtgtggacaATGTAagctaagtggttaccaggcagtaaggcccttgtacaaagtgggatgcaacaagaggtaattgacctgggtattaccatggtca comes from Rhizoctonia solani chromosome 4, complete sequence and encodes:
- a CDS encoding Retrotransposable element Tf2 protein — translated: MPSKSKSPRTGNCPETLEVPPFPFHTISYDFITGFPKSNGYDAILVVIDSFSKFGHFIPTTKKVTAKGLADLFVTHVWKLHGLPIKTVSDRGTTFTGKFLRALYQRLGIKPAFSSAYHPESDGQTERVNQFIEFYLRSYVTADHSDWATWLPLAEYAYNNARHSATGKPL
- a CDS encoding Retrotransposable element Tf2 protein → MTWLTAESPLIDWQQGLITFPEQVQIASEEEADPDPLADLPSQYHEFARVFGKEEFKVLPPHREYNISIDLIPDTKLSPESKALKQHIDEELATGKIRPSTSSAGAPVMFVKKADGSLCLVVDYRKLNDVTHKNVYPLPRQDDLMAKLRHAKMFTKLDLRWGYNNVRIKEGDEWKTAFRTKYGLFEDLIDVTVVIYLDDILIFSEKPEDHPTHVREVLSRLMKNQLFCKLSKCHFHVTTVDYLGIVISPAGFSMDQKKIEAVTSWPTPKTIKQLGCTSPPQPHQKGTPWSWGNLEEEAFQELKLLVTQSPVLIHSNPNLPYYLETDASGVAMGAILSQRGPDNQLHPIAYMSKSFSGAEANYDTHDKELLAIIKALEEWRIFLEATEKPIQVFTDHRNLEYWMQARTFNRRHARWRIFLSNFNFEIHYRPGKQSGKPDALSRRSDYIDPKAELEIVTEIRNRIREDPSLEPIIQFLTEDADNAPPSIRKAYRDYDWEEDLLWYRGKLVVPDSEPLKENC
- a CDS encoding Retrotransposon-derived protein PEG10, encoding MEPEPTLASLLEAIQTLTSQVGSLQAQIHTQGQQLSELKAICKETNNLVGDKDQGGAQAKPGPSTGPITPPTHTGGEAHTPGTVRPGLKAPFRPSRGTGFDSKEEEEPRRAPKKEPMGMPKHSLSSLTPFDSGSSVKRPKMELPDPYKGDTRGRKATQDQFDEEEQMVVWILYHMTDKAADWALPIIGTIIKGEGNPPTTIPALTAKFKEAFADPDAKRAAARKIAALTQTTTTSEYVTEFRNLMAELDWNTEAYIAQFTRGLHWKVKELLSTKDNIPDDDLEAIFAASVKIDNTRRENEENRPKKAPAKAPVATTTSTSTTTTRVRLSKDPNYVTPEEQDRRRASGLCVKCGQKGHGIKQCPNGWKATIKEVAKVAEDESGKE
- a CDS encoding Retrotransposable element Tf2 protein, which produces MEAGLLFYQGRIVVPDVGTLQTDLLQFFHDSPLAGHPGRQRTLELISRNYYWPGICANTYWHVDSCKTCQQIRKPKYASIPPQPLELPTCPWQHVSYDMIVDLPKDGSSDSILVIVDSFTKYVILVECSKKLKAPELADLFLHHIWKRYGMPEKTVLDQGRVFNNKFLKALYQCLGIDPHFSLVYHPQSNGQTEHVNPTIEHYLWAYSGVNQKDWVKWLPMAEFAYNNAVHSATGKSPFKALYGWEPALTPSSIPTNIPEADKLAAQMEAQWREIAAALRQSKIHMTAGETGEPINFEIGEEAWLDAKNVKLKTLSPKLAEQRLGPFEITEKISNRAYCLKLLPSMRIHNVFYIGLLSKVEWDKKRTFENCPPPVTVDGEEEYKVEGITNAEEQNGKWFFRVKWKGYSPKENMWEPQENLKNTKNFLEK
- a CDS encoding Retrotransposable element Tf2 protein; this translates as MATCSRPPSQACSPVDQGQLGPKFPPASPELGKVSLERVICLLWGLQSQVCTNVENISQAVDVVKDGLAQLQLPQGPHTPEDQKPPAVKETPQAAPKAKPIGKAQPFLGAPAPILSTGAPRRNPLTLFNPYPSSSFPLGPAPAAQGPPPAPQVTPALPPAPSTMKVDHPNAFKGKIGLEAKQWLTCMLAWVCLNQRQFPMDLEVLSFLLKNMTEAGRAWAHPHLDQLGSHCALIQTVDEFKVEFLAAFGNPDATRAVEQKITSLTQTGTCAKYITKFRTLQMELNWNNAALCSQFACSLHWEAHRQIAMRERQPQTLRELQDAALIIDNTLCEECTSHPPQGSKSSKSTTTPNWGQVLASRPPKPAPSPLIPTTSWRKNAIAVAQKASVWKATPKEDKGKAKETAKIGKDSEYQLGKDSSNRISPLFTISITPEKQVEPLEVLIDSGATSLFLHLCTVESLCLPLIDLPTPWTITMLDGSSPQAGKIWKKVLLTFTFDGKKMTETFLICNTGNHLAILGLKWLDAHNPDIDWNSCTLTFPHAPPEHVAIAEEEEADQNPLEGVPSEYHQYAKVFGEEEFNKLPPHRHYNIAIKLMEEGPLNLPLYSMTDAKSATLKDWLRDKLKAGKIRPSKSPISLPVMFVPKKDGSCQLVVDYQHLNNWTKKNMYLLPHPDDLMAQLHGAKIFTKLDLRWGYNNV